The window GGTGGGTGGTGGCCTCGCCGGGTGAGTCGGGGGACGGCGGTGGTGGGGTGTCCGGGAAGCGGGCGGATGCCTTGGGTGGGGGTGGGGTGGCCGGGGGTTCGGTGCTCGGTGTGGGGACGTGTGTCGCCGTTGGGCGTGTGCCGGCTCGGGACGTGGTCGCCGAGTCGGCCGCCGGCGGTGGGTCCTGTTGCGGCTTCGGGGGGTGCGGTGGGCGTGGGGGGATGGAGGCGCGTTGCGCTTCCGTGTTCATGCGCCCCCCGTTTCCTGTTGCCCGGGCCTGTCGTACGCGGGCCCCGTTTCGTTCGCCCGGGCCCGGTGCTTCCGGGCGACATCTACCCGCACGGGTGGACCGGCATCCCGGTCCCCACGTGCGTGCGCGTCACTCTACGGGTTGATCCCGGCGCCGCGGGAACCAGTCCACGAGCCCGGGGCTTTAGCCCGGAACGTCCCCCTACCCTGCGGTAATCCTGTCTGGCAGGCTTCGTTCATGACTGCGCGCGCCGCCGACCGGGCCCGTTACGACCGGGCCACCGCCCATCTCGACGCCCCCCTCGCGATCGTGGACCTGGAGGCCTTCGACGCCAACGCGGACGACCTCGTCCATCGCGCGGGCGGCAAGCCCATCCGCGTCGCCAGCAAGTCCGTCCGCTGCCGGGCCCTGCTCGAACGCGTCCTCGCCCGCGACGGCTTCGCGGGGATCATGTCCTTCACCCTCGCCGAGTCCCTGTGGCTGGCCCGCTCCGGCTTCGACGACATCCTGCTCGCTTACCCGTCCGCCGACCGGGCCGGATTCGCCGAGCTCACCAGCGACCCCAAGCTCGCCTCCGCCGTCACCGTGATGATCGACGACCCGGCACAGCTCCGGCTCATCGACGACGCCCGGGACGGAGGGCGTGAAGTCGTCCGGGTCTGCCTGGAGTTGGACACCTCGCTGAAGCTGCTCGGGGGCCGTGTGCGGGTCGGGGCCCGGCGTTCCCCGCTGCACTCCCCCGCCCAAGTCGCCGACATGGCCCAGATCGTCGCCCGTCGGCCGGGTTTCGAGGTCGTCGGGATCATGGCGTACGAGGGACACATCGCCGGCGTCGGTGACTCCATCGCCGGGCGCCCCCTGCGCTCGCGTGCCGTGCGGCTGATGCAGGCCACCGCGCGCCGGGAACTCGTCCAGCGGCGGGCCGAGGTGGTACGGGCGCTGCGGACCGTGGCGCCGGGGCTGAAGTTCGTCAACGGCGGCGGCACCGGCAGCGTCCAGTTCACCGCCGCCGAGGACTGCGTCACCGAGATCGGCGCCGGGTCGGGACTCTACGTACCGCGCCTGTTCGACAACTACACGTCCTTCAGCGGACGTCCGGCCGCCCTGTTCGCCCAGCCCGTCGTCCGGCGGCCCGGCGTCGGGGTCGTGACCGTCCTCGGCGGCGGCTACCCGGCCTCCGGTGTCGCAGGACCCGACCGGCTGCCGGTGCCGTACCTGCCGGAGGGGCTGCGCTACGACCCCCAGGAGGGCCCCGGCGAGGTCCAGACCCCGCTGCTCGGCTCCCCCGCCGACGATCTGCTGATCGGCGACAAGGTGTGGTTCCGTCACGCCAAGGCGGGTGAACTGTGCGAGCGCTTCGAGCAGTTGCACCTGATCGAGGGCGACACGGTGACGGCGACCGTACCGACGTACCGGGGAGAGGGCCACACCTTCCTCTAGCCCTCGCTCGGACCCACGCTGCTGCCCACTCCCCCGCCCCCGTCCGGGTCGTCGACGGACCGGATGCCCTTGGTGATGTGGTCCATGTCGGTCAGGGGCGGGCCGTCCGGGCCCGCGTCGAAGACGTAGCGGACGCAGATCGGTGACTCGGTGCCGACGCGGGACGGGAAGACCGTCGACTGGACGTAGCCGCCGGGGCCCTCGGCGGTGGTGACCCGCCAGCGCACGAAGTACCCGGCCCGGCCGGCCACCGCGACCGGGCCGGACTTGACGACCTTGTGGGACTCCATGCCGCCGTAGGGCCGTCGGCCGATCGTGTCGCGGTCGTACGCGGACTCGGCCGCCTCCTTGATGTCCTGCTCGGCCAGCGCCTCGGGGGACCGCTCGTCGTTCGAGGTGACCGTCATCGACATGACGAGGCCGTGGCGGCACAGGCCCTCGTCGCCGGGGCAGTCGTAGGTGCCGTCCGTGGTCATGACGACGTCGTCGTCCGCGACGTACTTCGGCCTGACCCAGCCGTCGGGCAACGGCAATGTGATGCCGTTGAGTTCGTCGGTCACGACGGCCGGGTCGTCGGCGGACGGCTCGCTCGGGGAAGGGGTAGGGGAAGGAGAAGGTGACTCCGGGGCCTGCGTGTAGTACGTGGGCGCCGTCTCGATCTCCGCACCGCTCTCGTCCTCCCCCTGCCCCAGCACCACCGCCCCCGTGACGATCGCCGCCACGAGCACGACCGCCGCCGTGGTGACGGCGACGGCCTTGGCCCGCCCGGAGGCCGCCACGACCGGCATCGGCGCCGTCACCTCGGGTGTGCGCCGGTGTTCGGTCCAGGCCGTGCCGTCCCACCAGCGCTCCAGATGCGGAGCTTTGGGATCGCGGTACCAGCCGGGTGGGGGCGTCATGCTCATGCGGGCACTGTAGGACGCCGCCTACAGGGGGGTGACATACGCCCCGGAAATTCCCCCGTCCACCAGGAAGTCGGTGGCGTTGACGAAGGAGGAGTCGTCGCTGGCCAGGAAGGCGACCGCGGCGGCGATCTCGTCGGCCTCGGCGAACCGGCCCAGCGGAATGTGGACGAGGCGGCGGGCGGCGCGCTCGGGGTCCTTGGCGAACAGTTCCTGCAGCAAGGGGGTGTTCACCGGGCCGGGGCAGAGGGCGTTGACGCGGATGCCCTCCCTCGCGAACTGCACACCCAGTTCGCGGGACATGGCGAGGACTCCGCCCTTGGACGCCGTGTACGAGATCTGGGACGTGGCCGCGCCCATCCGCGCCACGAACGACGCCGTGTTGATGATCGAGCCCTTGCCCTGGCGCCGCATGTACGGGATCGCGGCCTTGCAGCACAGGTAGACGGAGGTGAGGTTGACCTCCTGGACGCGCTTCCAGGCCTCAAGTCCCGTCTCCAGGATGGAGTCGTCGTCGGGCGGCGAGATCCCGGCGTTGTTGAAGGCGATGTCGACGCTGCCGTAGGTGTCGTAGGCCGTCTGGAACAGCGCCTCGACCTGCTCGGCGTCGGTGACGTCCACCTTGACGAAGGTGCCGCCGACCTCGTCCGCCGCCGCCTTTCCGCGCTGTTCGTCGACGTCGCCGCAGACCACATGGGCGCCCTCGGACGCGAGCCGGCGGGCGGTGGCGAGGCCGATGCCGCTGCCGGCTCCGGTGATGACGGCGGTACGGCCGACCAGTCGGCGGCAGACGATCTCTTCGGTTGCTGAGGTCACTGTGCGGGGCCCTCCGTGCTGATGAAGACGTTCTTGGTCTCGGTGAAGGCGGTCAGCGCGTCCGGGCCGAGCTCACGGCCGATACCGGACTGCTTGAAGCCGCCGAAGGGGGTCCAGTAGCGGACGCTGGAGTGGGAGTTGACGGACAGGTTGCCCGCGCGGACGGCCTGCGAGACGCGCAGGGCGCGGCCGACGTCCCGGGTCCAGATGGAGCCGGAGAGGCCGTAGTCGGTGGCGTTGGCGAGCGCCACGGCCTCCGCCTCGTCCTCGAAGGGGAGGACGACGGCGACTGGTCCGAAGACCTCCTCGACGGCCACGCGCGCGTGCGGGTCGACGCCGGTGAGGACGGTGGGCGGGAACCAGAAGCCGGGGCCCTCGGGGGCTTTGCCACGAATGCCCTCGAGATCGCCGGAGACGTACGAACGGACGCGTTCCAGTTGTGCCTTGGAGATCAGCGGGCCCATCTGTGTCTGCTCATCGGCGGGATCGCCCACGCGCACCGACTCGATACTCGGAGCCAGGAGGTCCAGGAACCGGTCGTAGACAGTCCGCTGGACGAGGATGCGCGTGCGGGCGCAGCAGTCCTGTCCTGAGTTGTCGAGGAAGGACATGGGCGCGGCCCGGGCGGCGGCCTCGATGTCCGCGTCGGCGAAGACGATGTTGGGGCTCTTGCCGCCGAGTTCGAGGGTGACCCGCTTGAGGAGCGCGGAGCCCTTCGCCAACACCTGTTTGCCCACGGCCGTTGACCCCGTGAAGACGACCTTCGCCACGCCCGGGTGCTCGACGAGGGCGTTGCCCGCGACGGGACCATGACCGGGTAGCACCTGGAACAGGCCCTCGGGCAGCCCGGCCTCCAGGGCGAGTTCGGCCAGGCGGAGTGCGGTCAGCGGGGTCGTCTCGGCCGGCTTCAGGATCACGGCGTTGCCCGCGGCCAGCGCCGGGGCCGTGCCCCAGGCCGCGATCGGCATCGGGAAGTTCCAGGGCGCGATGACGCCCACGACACCGAGCGGTTCGAGGATCGTGACGTCGAGGCCGCCGGGGACCGGGATCTGACGTCCGGTCAGCCGCTCCACGCCGCCCGCCGCGTAGTCGAGCAGATCACGGACGTTGCCCGCCTCCCAGCGGGCGTTGCCGACGGTGTGCCCGGCCTCGCGGACCTCCAACTGGGCGAGTTCTTCGAGGTGTTCGTCGACGGCGACGGCGAACCGGCGGAGCAGTCGGGCCCGGTCGGCGGGGGCCAGGGCCGCCCACTGGGCCTGGGCGCGGGCGGCCCGTACGACCGCCGCGTCCACGTCGGCCGCGGACGCCGCCGGGATGGTGGCGACGACCTCTTCGGTGGCCGGGTTCAGTACCTGGAGCTGGTCGGACAAGGCGGGCCTCACAGGCGTTCGAAGGAGCGGCGCAGCTCCCAGTCGGTGACCGCGGCGTCGTAGGCGTCGGTCTCGACGCGCGCCATGTTCCGGTAGTGCGCGACGACCTCGTCGCCGAAGGCGGCCTTGGCGATCGGGCTGTTCTCCCAGAGCTCGGCGGCCTCGCGCAGGGTGGTCGGGACGTGCTCGTACTCGGCGGTGTAGGCGTTGCCGGGGCAGGCCTCGGGCAGCTCCAGTTTCTGCTCGATGCCGTACAGGCCCGCGGCCACCATGCCCGCCACCGCCAGATGCGGGTTGACGTCGCCGCCGGGAAGGCGGTTCTCGAAGCGCAGGGAGCGGCCGTGGCCGACCACGCGCAGGGCGCAGGTGCGGTTGTCGTGGCCCCAGGCGACGGCGGTCGGCGCGAAGGAGCCGGGCTGGAACCGCTTGTAGGAGTTGATGTTGGGGGCGTAGAGGAGGGCGAAGTCCCGCAGAGCCGCCAGTTGTCCGGCGAGGAAGTACCGCATGACCTCGGACATTCCGTCGGGCCCGGCCATCGCGTTGTTGCCGGCCGCGTCCGCGAGCGAGAGGTGGATGTGGCAGGAGTTGCCCTCGCGCTCGTTGTACTTGGCCATGAAGGTCAGCGACATGCCCTCCTGCGCGGCGATCTCCTTGGCGCCGGTCTTGTAGACGGCGTGCTGGTCGCAGGTGACCAGGGCCTCGTCGTACCGGAAGGCGATCTCGTGCTGGCCGGGGTTGCACTCGCCCTTGGCGGACTCGACGGTG of the Streptomyces sp. NBC_00287 genome contains:
- a CDS encoding 3-oxoacyl-ACP reductase; translation: MTSATEEIVCRRLVGRTAVITGAGSGIGLATARRLASEGAHVVCGDVDEQRGKAAADEVGGTFVKVDVTDAEQVEALFQTAYDTYGSVDIAFNNAGISPPDDDSILETGLEAWKRVQEVNLTSVYLCCKAAIPYMRRQGKGSIINTASFVARMGAATSQISYTASKGGVLAMSRELGVQFAREGIRVNALCPGPVNTPLLQELFAKDPERAARRLVHIPLGRFAEADEIAAAVAFLASDDSSFVNATDFLVDGGISGAYVTPL
- a CDS encoding amino acid deaminase/aldolase, producing MTARAADRARYDRATAHLDAPLAIVDLEAFDANADDLVHRAGGKPIRVASKSVRCRALLERVLARDGFAGIMSFTLAESLWLARSGFDDILLAYPSADRAGFAELTSDPKLASAVTVMIDDPAQLRLIDDARDGGREVVRVCLELDTSLKLLGGRVRVGARRSPLHSPAQVADMAQIVARRPGFEVVGIMAYEGHIAGVGDSIAGRPLRSRAVRLMQATARRELVQRRAEVVRALRTVAPGLKFVNGGGTGSVQFTAAEDCVTEIGAGSGLYVPRLFDNYTSFSGRPAALFAQPVVRRPGVGVVTVLGGGYPASGVAGPDRLPVPYLPEGLRYDPQEGPGEVQTPLLGSPADDLLIGDKVWFRHAKAGELCERFEQLHLIEGDTVTATVPTYRGEGHTFL
- a CDS encoding aldehyde dehydrogenase family protein, with the protein product MSDQLQVLNPATEEVVATIPAASAADVDAAVVRAARAQAQWAALAPADRARLLRRFAVAVDEHLEELAQLEVREAGHTVGNARWEAGNVRDLLDYAAGGVERLTGRQIPVPGGLDVTILEPLGVVGVIAPWNFPMPIAAWGTAPALAAGNAVILKPAETTPLTALRLAELALEAGLPEGLFQVLPGHGPVAGNALVEHPGVAKVVFTGSTAVGKQVLAKGSALLKRVTLELGGKSPNIVFADADIEAAARAAPMSFLDNSGQDCCARTRILVQRTVYDRFLDLLAPSIESVRVGDPADEQTQMGPLISKAQLERVRSYVSGDLEGIRGKAPEGPGFWFPPTVLTGVDPHARVAVEEVFGPVAVVLPFEDEAEAVALANATDYGLSGSIWTRDVGRALRVSQAVRAGNLSVNSHSSVRYWTPFGGFKQSGIGRELGPDALTAFTETKNVFISTEGPAQ
- a CDS encoding glutamine synthetase family protein encodes the protein MADRTPPLGVEELHALVAGGEIDTVVLAFPDMQGRLQGKRFAARFFLDEVLHHGTEGCNYLLAVDTEMNTVDGYAMSSWDRGYGDFAMHPDLSTLRRVPWNDGTAMVIADLAWEDGSPVVAAPRQILRRQLERLAELGLTAQVGTELEFIVFKDTYEQAWDANYRGLTPANQYNIDYSVLGTGRIEPLLRRIRNEMAGAGLTVESAKGECNPGQHEIAFRYDEALVTCDQHAVYKTGAKEIAAQEGMSLTFMAKYNEREGNSCHIHLSLADAAGNNAMAGPDGMSEVMRYFLAGQLAALRDFALLYAPNINSYKRFQPGSFAPTAVAWGHDNRTCALRVVGHGRSLRFENRLPGGDVNPHLAVAGMVAAGLYGIEQKLELPEACPGNAYTAEYEHVPTTLREAAELWENSPIAKAAFGDEVVAHYRNMARVETDAYDAAVTDWELRRSFERL
- a CDS encoding DUF2510 domain-containing protein, whose translation is MTPPPGWYRDPKAPHLERWWDGTAWTEHRRTPEVTAPMPVVAASGRAKAVAVTTAAVVLVAAIVTGAVVLGQGEDESGAEIETAPTYYTQAPESPSPSPTPSPSEPSADDPAVVTDELNGITLPLPDGWVRPKYVADDDVVMTTDGTYDCPGDEGLCRHGLVMSMTVTSNDERSPEALAEQDIKEAAESAYDRDTIGRRPYGGMESHKVVKSGPVAVAGRAGYFVRWRVTTAEGPGGYVQSTVFPSRVGTESPICVRYVFDAGPDGPPLTDMDHITKGIRSVDDPDGGGGVGSSVGPSEG